In a single window of the Flavobacterium ammoniigenes genome:
- the pgmB gene encoding beta-phosphoglucomutase — MTKKAFIFDLDGVIVDTAKYHYLAWKKIATALGIEFTHEHNELLKGVSRVRSLDIILGLGNVDASQEQKDQWLIQKNEEYLSYLVDMDQSEILPGVMTVLEFLKANHQPIALGSASKNARPILEKTGILSYFDAIVDGNDVSNAKPDPEVFLQAAQKLGISNENSIVFEDSVAGIQAANIAAMTSIGIGEAAILNEAKFNFQDFTYIDEAFLNSLINN; from the coding sequence ATGACAAAAAAAGCATTCATATTCGACCTTGACGGCGTAATTGTAGATACGGCTAAATACCATTATTTGGCTTGGAAAAAAATTGCAACCGCCTTAGGTATCGAATTTACACACGAACACAACGAATTATTAAAAGGAGTAAGCCGCGTACGCTCACTCGATATTATATTAGGTTTAGGAAACGTAGATGCTTCTCAAGAGCAAAAAGACCAATGGTTGATACAAAAAAACGAAGAGTATTTATCCTATTTAGTGGATATGGATCAAAGTGAAATTCTTCCTGGAGTGATGACGGTTTTGGAATTTTTGAAAGCCAATCATCAACCTATCGCCTTAGGATCAGCGAGTAAAAATGCCCGACCTATTTTAGAAAAAACAGGAATCTTATCTTATTTTGATGCCATTGTGGACGGAAATGACGTAAGTAACGCTAAACCTGATCCAGAAGTTTTTCTTCAAGCGGCTCAAAAATTAGGCATTAGCAACGAAAACTCAATTGTTTTTGAAGATTCGGTTGCCGGAATTCAAGCCGCTAACATTGCGGCTATGACCAGTATTGGTATTGGAGAAGCGGCTATTTTAAACGAAGCAAAATTCAATTTTCAAGACTTCACTTATATCGATGAAGCCTTTTTAAATTCACTTATAAATAATTAA
- a CDS encoding alpha/beta hydrolase produces the protein MKKIILLIVLLSMQMQAQSPQVSSGKVQRIDNFKSNYVDSRTIDVWLPDGYSDTQQYAVLYMHDGQMLYDAATTWNKQSWEVDEVAGKLISEGKIKKFIVVGIWNNSQKRHPEYFPQKPYESLNQTQKDTITAQLQKAGRTKEIFHPISDLYLKFVVTELKPYIDSHFATIKNKENTVIAGSSMGGLISMYAICEYPEVFGGAACISTHWPGTFSSENNPIPNAFIKYMESHLPNPKTHQIYFDYGNKTLDALYPELQKKVDALMQKKGFTNTNWSTQFFDGKDHSEKSWAERLHIPLQFLLKK, from the coding sequence ATGAAAAAAATAATCCTATTAATCGTTTTACTTTCCATGCAAATGCAAGCTCAAAGTCCTCAAGTGAGTTCTGGCAAAGTGCAGCGCATTGACAACTTTAAATCCAACTATGTTGATTCAAGAACTATTGATGTTTGGCTGCCGGATGGGTATTCTGACACACAACAATATGCTGTCTTGTATATGCACGATGGACAAATGTTGTACGATGCAGCCACAACTTGGAACAAGCAATCATGGGAAGTGGATGAAGTAGCTGGAAAATTGATTTCAGAAGGCAAGATCAAAAAATTCATTGTAGTAGGTATTTGGAATAATTCACAAAAACGCCATCCTGAATATTTTCCGCAAAAGCCCTATGAAAGTTTAAATCAAACACAAAAAGACACGATTACGGCACAATTACAAAAAGCTGGAAGGACAAAAGAAATCTTTCATCCTATCTCCGATTTGTATCTGAAATTTGTGGTGACCGAATTAAAACCCTATATCGATAGTCATTTTGCTACTATAAAAAACAAAGAAAATACTGTTATTGCGGGATCCAGTATGGGCGGATTAATTTCCATGTATGCCATTTGCGAATATCCGGAAGTTTTTGGCGGTGCTGCTTGTATTTCAACCCATTGGCCTGGAACATTTTCCTCTGAGAATAACCCTATTCCAAACGCTTTTATAAAGTATATGGAGTCCCATTTACCCAATCCAAAAACACACCAAATCTATTTCGATTATGGCAATAAAACACTAGATGCGTTGTATCCTGAGTTACAGAAAAAAGTAGATGCTCTTATGCAGAAAAAAGGTTTTACCAACACCAATTGGTCGACCCAATTTTTTGATGGAAAAGACCATTCCGAAAAATCGTGGGCAGAACGTCTACACATTCCTTTGCAATTTTTATTAAAAAAATAA
- a CDS encoding glycoside hydrolase family 65 protein, translating into MNQDYIKPDNWSIIEEGFDVERVKSSESLFSIGNGAMGQRANFEETYSGETFQGSYIAGIYYPDKTKVGWWKNGYPEYFAKVLNAPNWIGIDIEINGENLDLHQCASVRKFRRELNMKEGWYQRSFEATLQNGTEIAVNVKRFLSIDLDEVGMINYEISPINKDAKIVYKPFIDAGVTNEDANWEEKFWEPLEVKKGSNEAFVTAQTFKTHFKATTFMHNSIWANGKNENISPVAIDATNEKIQHSYETVIAQGQTSAIQKIGGYTVSMNHANTQSAAENAIKLALAKGYDVLLEEQKTAWAKIWEMSDITIEGDVKAQQGIRFNIFQLNQTYLGKDSRLNIGPKGFTGEKYGGSTYWDTEAYCIPFYMATKDQEVARNLLTYRYNQLDKAIENAGKLGFTNGAALYPMVTMNGEECHNEWEITFEEIHRNGAIAFAIFNYYRFTGDYSYIPEKGLEVLIGIARFWHQRATFSTHKNQYVILGVTGPNEYENNVNNNFYTNYIAKWCIDYAAEQIQKVSLEYPSDHKRVIEKVNLSDAELQDWKKVADNMYFPQSEELGVYLQQDGFLDKELVRVADLDRSQRPINQKWSWDRILRSPYIKQADVLQCFYFFEDHFSKEQLKNNFEFYESFTVHESSLSPCVHSIQAAVLDKMDMAYTFYLRTSRLDLDDYNKEVEEGCHITSMAGTWMSIVEGFGGMRVKDNSLHFAPKIPKEWEGYSFKINFRNQIVKVTVDQKATQIALEGNTAITVVVNGKEIAVAANAAVTV; encoded by the coding sequence ATGAATCAAGATTATATTAAACCAGACAACTGGTCGATTATTGAAGAAGGATTTGATGTAGAAAGAGTAAAATCATCCGAAAGTCTTTTTAGTATTGGAAACGGTGCCATGGGGCAACGTGCCAATTTTGAAGAAACCTATTCTGGCGAAACCTTTCAAGGATCTTATATTGCCGGAATCTATTATCCAGACAAAACCAAAGTGGGCTGGTGGAAAAATGGTTATCCAGAATATTTTGCCAAAGTATTGAATGCACCCAATTGGATTGGAATCGATATTGAAATCAATGGAGAAAATTTAGATTTACATCAATGTGCTTCTGTTCGAAAATTCCGCCGTGAATTGAATATGAAAGAAGGTTGGTACCAACGTTCTTTTGAAGCTACTTTGCAAAACGGAACCGAGATTGCAGTCAATGTAAAACGCTTCTTATCAATCGATTTGGACGAAGTGGGAATGATCAATTATGAAATTTCTCCTATAAATAAAGATGCCAAAATTGTATACAAACCCTTCATCGACGCAGGTGTAACCAATGAAGATGCGAACTGGGAAGAAAAATTTTGGGAACCATTGGAAGTGAAAAAAGGAAGCAATGAAGCTTTTGTAACGGCTCAAACGTTCAAGACGCATTTCAAAGCAACTACTTTCATGCACAATAGCATTTGGGCCAATGGAAAAAACGAAAATATTTCTCCAGTAGCCATAGATGCGACTAACGAAAAAATCCAACACAGTTACGAAACCGTAATTGCACAAGGACAAACCTCAGCGATTCAAAAAATTGGTGGCTATACCGTTTCTATGAATCATGCTAATACCCAATCTGCAGCTGAAAATGCAATTAAATTGGCTTTAGCTAAAGGATATGATGTCCTTTTAGAAGAACAAAAAACAGCTTGGGCTAAAATCTGGGAAATGTCAGATATCACTATCGAAGGTGATGTGAAAGCACAACAAGGAATCCGTTTCAATATTTTCCAATTGAACCAAACCTATTTAGGAAAAGATTCTCGTTTAAATATTGGCCCCAAAGGATTCACCGGAGAAAAATACGGTGGCTCTACCTATTGGGATACTGAAGCCTATTGTATTCCTTTCTATATGGCAACCAAAGACCAAGAAGTGGCTCGTAATTTATTGACCTATCGTTACAACCAATTGGACAAAGCCATAGAAAATGCTGGTAAATTAGGATTCACTAATGGCGCCGCTTTGTACCCAATGGTAACCATGAACGGTGAAGAATGCCATAACGAATGGGAAATTACTTTCGAAGAAATTCATAGAAATGGTGCAATCGCTTTTGCCATTTTTAACTATTACCGTTTTACAGGAGATTATAGTTATATTCCTGAAAAAGGATTGGAAGTATTAATTGGTATTGCTCGTTTTTGGCACCAAAGAGCTACTTTCTCAACCCATAAAAATCAGTATGTGATTTTAGGAGTTACCGGTCCAAATGAATATGAAAATAATGTCAACAATAATTTCTACACTAATTACATTGCCAAATGGTGTATTGATTATGCGGCTGAACAAATTCAGAAAGTATCTTTAGAATACCCATCTGATCACAAACGCGTTATCGAAAAAGTAAATTTATCCGATGCCGAATTACAAGATTGGAAAAAAGTGGCGGATAATATGTACTTCCCGCAATCAGAAGAATTGGGAGTGTATTTGCAACAAGACGGATTCTTGGATAAAGAATTAGTTCGCGTTGCCGATTTAGACAGAAGTCAACGCCCGATCAACCAAAAATGGTCTTGGGATAGAATTTTACGTTCGCCTTATATCAAACAAGCCGATGTTTTGCAATGTTTTTACTTCTTTGAAGATCATTTCTCTAAAGAACAATTGAAAAATAATTTTGAATTCTACGAATCGTTTACGGTTCATGAAAGTTCGCTTTCACCTTGTGTTCACTCCATCCAGGCAGCTGTTTTGGATAAAATGGACATGGCATATACTTTCTATTTGAGAACTTCTCGTTTGGACTTAGATGATTATAACAAAGAAGTAGAAGAAGGATGTCATATCACTTCCATGGCAGGTACATGGATGAGCATTGTTGAAGGTTTTGGCGGTATGCGTGTAAAGGATAACAGCTTACATTTTGCGCCAAAAATTCCAAAAGAATGGGAAGGATACTCCTTCAAAATTAATTTCAGAAACCAAATTGTAAAAGTAACGGTTGATCAAAAAGCAACTCAAATTGCTTTAGAGGGTAACACCGCTATTACAGTTGTCGTTAATGGAAAAGAAATTGCTGTAGCTGCAAATGCTGCAGTTACGGTTTAA
- a CDS encoding TspO/MBR family protein produces the protein MNKFSRVAIVVVICLVVGYVSGMVTRTSITTWYPTLVKPSFNPPNWIFAPVWTSLYVMMGVAAGFIWNQITTQKVAVTKALQIFAIQLVLNALWSYLFFGLHNLMLATIEVVLLWLMIFETYSQFAKINKTASYLMLPYLAWVSFASVLTASIWWLNR, from the coding sequence ATGAATAAATTCTCTCGTGTTGCCATTGTTGTTGTTATTTGTTTAGTAGTGGGCTATGTGTCTGGTATGGTCACCCGTACTTCAATAACCACTTGGTATCCTACTTTAGTCAAACCTAGTTTTAATCCTCCCAATTGGATTTTTGCTCCGGTTTGGACTTCGTTGTATGTGATGATGGGTGTTGCAGCGGGATTCATTTGGAATCAAATTACAACGCAAAAAGTAGCAGTTACTAAAGCCTTGCAAATTTTTGCCATCCAATTGGTATTGAATGCGCTTTGGTCGTATTTATTTTTTGGATTGCACAATCTGATGTTGGCAACTATCGAAGTAGTTTTGCTTTGGCTTATGATTTTTGAAACCTATTCTCAATTTGCTAAAATTAACAAAACAGCGAGCTATTTAATGCTGCCGTATTTGGCTTGGGTAAGTTTTGCTTCGGTATTGACGGCTAGTATTTGGTGGTTAAATAGGTAG
- a CDS encoding alpha-amylase family glycosyl hydrolase codes for MKKNILLVALLAAFVVPNATQAQTKKVTNSTPFVWEGANLYFLLTDRFNNGDSSNDSNYNRNKETGKLRGFMGGDVKGITQKIEEGYFDQLGINAIWMTPLVEQIHDGTDEGTGYSYGFHGYWAKDWTALDPNFGTPEEVKNMVEKAHQHGIRIVFDGVINHTGPVTPQDAVWPENWVRTSPACDYKNYKNTTACTLVANLPDILTESEQNVELPAALVEKWKKEGRYEQEVKELDEFFARTGYPRAPKYYIIKWLTDYITEYGIDGYRADTTKHLEEGVWAEFKKQCDYAFVTWKKNNPAKVLDNTAFYTTGEVSGYNISGGLYYDFGDKKVNYFANGFNSLINFEFKNEAKKDYESLFSYYSNTLQKELKGFGVLNYVSSHDDSTPFDGKREKTFESATKLLLTPGTAQVYYGDESGRNLVIEGTKGDATLRSFMNWEDIKNNPTTQKTLAHWQKLGQFRKNHPAVGAGVHQKISASPYVFSRTFFQENYTDQVVVGLDLTKGKKTIPTGTIFQNGAKLIDAYSGKEAVVTNGKVTVDSEYDLVLLELKK; via the coding sequence ATGAAAAAAAATATTCTATTAGTTGCCCTTTTGGCGGCATTCGTTGTGCCAAATGCAACTCAAGCGCAAACTAAAAAAGTAACGAACTCCACTCCATTTGTATGGGAAGGAGCCAATCTTTATTTCTTATTGACCGACCGTTTTAACAACGGAGATTCAAGCAATGATAGCAATTACAACCGAAATAAAGAAACAGGTAAATTACGTGGTTTCATGGGTGGTGATGTTAAAGGAATAACTCAAAAAATTGAAGAAGGCTATTTTGACCAATTGGGAATTAATGCGATTTGGATGACGCCTTTAGTGGAGCAAATTCACGATGGAACAGATGAAGGAACTGGATATAGCTATGGTTTTCATGGGTATTGGGCCAAAGACTGGACTGCTTTAGATCCTAACTTTGGCACTCCTGAAGAAGTAAAAAACATGGTTGAAAAAGCACACCAACACGGTATTCGAATCGTATTTGATGGGGTAATTAATCACACCGGTCCTGTTACACCACAAGATGCCGTTTGGCCAGAAAATTGGGTACGAACATCTCCAGCTTGCGATTATAAAAATTATAAAAATACTACGGCTTGTACCTTAGTTGCCAATCTTCCAGACATTCTAACGGAGAGCGAACAAAACGTAGAATTGCCTGCAGCTTTAGTCGAAAAATGGAAAAAAGAAGGTCGCTACGAACAAGAAGTAAAAGAATTAGACGAGTTCTTTGCGCGTACTGGTTACCCAAGAGCACCTAAATACTATATTATTAAATGGTTGACGGATTACATTACTGAATACGGAATTGACGGTTACCGTGCTGATACTACAAAACATTTGGAGGAAGGTGTTTGGGCCGAATTCAAAAAACAATGCGACTATGCTTTTGTAACTTGGAAGAAAAATAATCCTGCAAAAGTATTGGACAACACAGCTTTTTACACTACTGGTGAAGTTTCTGGTTATAACATTAGCGGTGGTTTATACTATGATTTTGGCGATAAAAAAGTAAACTACTTTGCTAATGGATTCAATAGTTTAATCAATTTTGAATTTAAAAACGAAGCCAAAAAAGACTACGAAAGTTTGTTTTCTTACTACTCCAATACATTGCAAAAAGAGTTAAAAGGATTTGGGGTATTGAATTATGTTTCTTCTCACGACGACTCCACTCCTTTTGATGGTAAAAGAGAAAAAACTTTTGAAAGTGCTACCAAATTATTGCTAACTCCTGGAACGGCACAAGTCTATTACGGAGACGAATCAGGCCGTAATTTAGTAATTGAAGGAACTAAAGGCGATGCGACTTTGCGTTCATTCATGAATTGGGAGGATATCAAAAACAACCCAACTACTCAAAAAACCTTGGCACACTGGCAAAAATTAGGTCAATTTCGAAAAAATCATCCTGCAGTAGGAGCTGGTGTTCATCAAAAAATTTCAGCTAGTCCTTATGTGTTTAGTCGTACTTTTTTTCAAGAAAATTACACGGATCAAGTAGTTGTAGGATTGGATCTAACCAAAGGCAAAAAAACGATTCCAACCGGAACTATCTTTCAAAATGGAGCTAAACTAATAGATGCTTATTCTGGAAAAGAGGCGGTTGTTACCAATGGAAAAGTAACAGTTGATTCAGAATATGATTTGGTTCTTTTGGAATTAAAAAAATAA
- a CDS encoding diphosphomevalonate/mevalonate 3,5-bisphosphate decarboxylase family protein, with product MATANDFIPAPYTHSIDQGVFQWSAPSNIALVKYWGKKENQIPANPSVSFTLNNCKTITQLAFAKKQNQDPSTFSFDLLFEGKPKEDFKPKIQKFLERIEIYLPFLKDYHFTIDTQNTFPHSSGIASSASGMAALAMNLMSLEKELNPAMTEAYFYQKASLLARLGSGSACRSVKGELVVWGNQANIPGSSDLFGVEFPHTIHDTFKNYQDTILLVDKGEKQVSSTLGHDLMHHHPFAERRFTQAHENLDQLIAIFESGNLEQFIAVVESEALTLHAMMMTSMPYFILMKPNTLEIINRIWQFRNATQIPVCFTLDAGANVHVLYPYQVKEKVLQFIQDELVGYCQNGQYICDQIGNGSQLID from the coding sequence ATGGCCACAGCAAACGATTTTATTCCAGCTCCCTATACCCATTCGATTGATCAGGGTGTTTTTCAATGGTCGGCGCCAAGTAATATTGCATTGGTAAAGTATTGGGGGAAAAAAGAAAATCAAATTCCCGCGAATCCTTCGGTAAGTTTTACCTTGAATAATTGTAAAACCATTACCCAATTGGCTTTCGCCAAAAAACAGAATCAAGACCCATCGACTTTTTCTTTTGACTTACTTTTTGAAGGAAAGCCAAAAGAAGATTTTAAACCCAAAATTCAAAAGTTTTTAGAGCGAATTGAAATCTATTTGCCTTTTTTGAAAGACTATCATTTTACAATTGATACTCAAAATACCTTTCCACACAGTTCCGGAATTGCTTCTTCGGCTTCTGGAATGGCAGCGTTAGCCATGAATTTAATGAGTTTGGAAAAGGAATTGAATCCTGCAATGACCGAAGCGTATTTTTACCAAAAAGCCTCTTTGCTAGCACGTTTAGGTTCGGGTAGCGCCTGTCGAAGTGTTAAAGGAGAACTAGTAGTTTGGGGTAATCAAGCGAATATTCCTGGAAGTTCGGATTTATTTGGAGTAGAATTTCCACACACAATTCATGATACTTTCAAGAATTACCAAGACACGATACTTTTAGTAGATAAAGGCGAAAAACAAGTATCTAGCACATTGGGTCACGATTTGATGCACCACCATCCATTTGCCGAAAGACGATTTACACAAGCACATGAAAATTTAGACCAACTGATTGCTATTTTTGAATCGGGAAATCTAGAACAGTTCATCGCTGTTGTGGAAAGCGAAGCCTTGACACTACATGCCATGATGATGACTTCGATGCCATATTTTATCTTAATGAAACCGAATACATTAGAAATTATCAATCGTATTTGGCAATTCAGAAATGCAACTCAAATACCTGTTTGTTTTACCTTAGATGCCGGTGCTAACGTTCATGTTCTCTACCCATATCAAGTGAAAGAAAAAGTCTTGCAATTTATTCAGGACGAATTAGTTGGCTATTGTCAAAATGGTCAGTATATTTGTGATCAAATTGGAAATGGCAGTCAATTAATTGATTAA
- a CDS encoding glycoside hydrolase family 13 protein: protein MKKFLFLLLTTSFAFAQIDRVEPPFWYADMNLSEVQIMFYGKNIAQNEVAVSNGVVIKTIQKTENPNYLFVTIDTKNQPAQELVFSFSKNKKVAFTKPYSLKSRRENSRFRKGFDSSDMVYLLMPDRFANGNPNNDSTKETIEKANRANKDGRHGGDIEGIINNLDYIKSLGATAIWPTPLCEDNDERGSYHTYGQSDVYKIDSRFGTNEDYVRLSAELHQRGMKNIMDYVTNHWGYKHWMMNDLPTYDWIHQFPGFKQTNYRMTSQFDPNASKTDAAMCMDGWFVKSMPDLNQSNPLVLNYLIQNAIWWIEYADLDGFRVDTYSYCDKKGIATWTKAITDEYPHFNIVGEVWMHDQAQMAYWQKDSKIGAIQSYNSNLPSVMDFTLHDAINGGVFNESKANWDKGIIKVYENFTNDFLYPNTNNLLVFAENHDTSRFNQIYQGDFKKYQMAMSLVATVRGIPQLYYGSEIGMKGDKNVGDGDIRHDFPGGWKGDTNNAFSAVGRTMEQQQYYDFTAQLFNWRKGKSVIHTGKTTHFVPENNVYTYFRYNDSESVMVLLNNSDEKQEVNVARFRENTQNYSTGKDVITGQIINLKNNINIEAKSALILELK from the coding sequence ATGAAAAAGTTTCTCTTTTTATTACTGACCACAAGCTTTGCATTTGCTCAAATCGATCGAGTGGAACCGCCGTTTTGGTATGCCGACATGAATCTATCAGAAGTACAGATTATGTTTTACGGAAAAAATATTGCCCAAAATGAAGTAGCTGTTTCCAATGGAGTGGTGATTAAAACCATTCAGAAAACAGAAAATCCTAACTATCTATTTGTAACGATTGACACTAAAAATCAACCGGCACAAGAGCTTGTTTTTTCGTTTTCCAAAAATAAAAAAGTAGCCTTTACAAAGCCTTATAGCTTGAAATCAAGAAGAGAAAATTCCCGCTTTCGCAAAGGATTTGATAGCTCAGACATGGTTTATTTGTTGATGCCCGATCGTTTTGCAAACGGCAACCCAAATAATGACAGCACCAAAGAAACGATTGAAAAAGCCAATCGTGCCAATAAAGACGGTCGACACGGTGGGGATATCGAAGGTATCATCAATAATTTAGATTACATCAAGTCATTAGGCGCCACTGCCATTTGGCCTACTCCACTTTGCGAAGACAATGACGAAAGAGGTTCGTACCATACTTACGGTCAATCCGATGTGTACAAAATCGATTCCCGTTTTGGAACCAATGAAGATTATGTTCGTTTGAGTGCCGAATTACACCAACGCGGCATGAAAAATATTATGGATTATGTGACGAATCATTGGGGGTACAAACATTGGATGATGAATGACTTACCAACTTACGATTGGATTCATCAATTTCCAGGTTTTAAACAAACCAATTATAGAATGACATCTCAATTTGATCCCAATGCATCCAAAACAGATGCTGCCATGTGCATGGACGGATGGTTTGTCAAATCGATGCCCGACTTGAATCAGTCGAATCCATTAGTATTAAATTACCTAATTCAAAATGCTATTTGGTGGATTGAATATGCCGACTTAGACGGCTTTAGAGTAGACACTTATTCGTATTGCGATAAGAAAGGTATTGCAACTTGGACTAAAGCTATTACCGACGAGTACCCGCATTTTAATATTGTAGGAGAAGTGTGGATGCACGATCAAGCGCAAATGGCTTATTGGCAAAAAGACAGTAAAATTGGAGCGATCCAAAGCTACAATTCCAACCTGCCTTCGGTAATGGATTTTACCTTACATGATGCTATTAACGGAGGTGTTTTTAACGAAAGTAAAGCCAATTGGGACAAAGGAATTATCAAAGTATATGAAAATTTTACGAATGATTTCCTATATCCAAACACCAATAATCTCTTGGTTTTTGCCGAAAATCACGATACCAGTCGTTTTAACCAAATATACCAAGGCGATTTTAAAAAATACCAAATGGCCATGAGTTTGGTCGCTACAGTTCGTGGGATTCCGCAATTATATTACGGTTCTGAAATTGGTATGAAAGGGGATAAAAATGTAGGGGATGGCGATATTCGTCACGATTTCCCAGGGGGATGGAAAGGCGATACTAACAATGCTTTTTCTGCTGTGGGTCGTACCATGGAACAACAACAGTATTATGATTTTACAGCGCAATTATTCAACTGGAGGAAAGGAAAATCAGTGATTCATACAGGAAAAACTACACATTTTGTTCCTGAAAACAATGTCTACACTTATTTTAGATACAATGATTCGGAAAGTGTTATGGTTTTGCTGAACAATTCGGATGAAAAACAAGAAGTAAACGTTGCTCGTTTTAGAGAAAACACTCAGAATTATTCAACTGGAAAAGATGTGATTACTGGACAAATAATTAACCTTAAAAACAACATTAATATTGAGGCCAAATCAGCTTTAATATTAGAACTTAAATAA
- a CDS encoding NAD(P)/FAD-dependent oxidoreductase, giving the protein MNQNFDILIVGGGAAGFFSAINIVERNPKLKVAILERGKEVLSKVRVSGGGRCNVTHACFDPNELVKFYPRGEKELRGPFHQFCSGDTIEWFEKHGIELKIEDDGRMFPVSNSSQTIIDCFLHASHKLGITILTGQSVQSIFKKENCWKIETQTENYLAEKLILATGSNPKIWDMLHTFGHAIITPVPSLFTFNVKDPRIKELPGIATQVNVKVIGSKLESTGPLLITHWGMSGPAILKLSAWGARILHDKNYQFAIEVNWLNDIDTEEAETLLKELKQEHAKKTVAKKSPLEVQNRLWESLVLASGIGAETKWADLSKIQLQNLANQLTKGIFQVNGKSTFKEEFVTAGGIDLKEINFKTMESKLHPNLYFAGEIVNIDAITGGFNFQNAWTSGFIVANAIAEL; this is encoded by the coding sequence ATGAATCAAAACTTTGATATACTAATTGTGGGAGGTGGCGCTGCTGGATTTTTTTCGGCGATCAATATCGTAGAGCGCAATCCTAAACTCAAAGTGGCGATTCTAGAACGCGGGAAAGAAGTACTTTCCAAAGTGCGGGTTTCAGGAGGAGGTCGTTGCAATGTCACTCATGCCTGTTTTGATCCCAACGAATTAGTGAAATTTTATCCCAGGGGTGAAAAAGAACTACGCGGTCCGTTTCATCAATTTTGTTCTGGTGATACCATCGAATGGTTTGAAAAACATGGTATCGAACTTAAAATTGAAGACGATGGTAGAATGTTTCCTGTTTCCAATTCTTCACAAACCATCATCGATTGTTTTTTACATGCTAGTCACAAATTAGGCATTACCATCTTGACAGGACAAAGTGTTCAATCCATTTTCAAAAAAGAAAATTGCTGGAAAATTGAAACACAAACCGAAAATTATCTAGCCGAAAAATTGATTTTAGCTACTGGAAGCAATCCGAAAATTTGGGATATGTTGCATACCTTCGGCCATGCTATAATTACACCTGTTCCTTCTCTATTTACCTTTAATGTCAAAGATCCTCGAATTAAGGAATTACCGGGTATTGCAACTCAAGTGAACGTCAAAGTAATAGGCAGCAAACTAGAGTCAACAGGCCCTTTATTAATTACCCATTGGGGAATGAGCGGTCCTGCCATTTTAAAATTATCGGCTTGGGGAGCACGCATCTTACACGATAAAAACTACCAATTTGCGATAGAAGTGAATTGGCTCAACGATATCGATACTGAAGAAGCAGAAACTCTTTTGAAAGAACTCAAACAAGAACATGCCAAAAAAACAGTAGCCAAAAAATCGCCATTGGAAGTGCAAAATCGGTTGTGGGAAAGTTTGGTTCTCGCTTCCGGAATTGGTGCAGAAACCAAATGGGCTGATTTATCCAAAATTCAATTGCAAAACCTAGCCAACCAACTTACTAAAGGGATTTTTCAAGTCAACGGCAAAAGTACTTTTAAAGAAGAATTTGTCACAGCGGGCGGCATTGATTTGAAAGAAATTAATTTCAAAACTATGGAAAGTAAATTACATCCTAACTTATATTTTGCTGGCGAAATCGTCAATATAGACGCCATTACAGGTGGCTTTAACTTCCAAAATGCCTGGACATCTGGGTTTATTGTAGCGAATGCTATAGCAGAATTATAA